The window TCCACCACCCCTTTCTAGTGCTTATTTGTGATCCAAATGTCAGAAACAGGCATACCCAAATCTTTCATGGGCACCTCTCGCATCTTACATGTGAAAATTTTCTAACATATATCCTTTTTCTTAGTAGCCCTCCCAAAAAGACGTAGCTCACTTTTATGAAAATTGATTTTCAGCCCTGACATTTGTTCAAAAGCACATAAAATGAATTTAAGGTTTTTTGCACTCTCaacatcatcttgcaacaaaaAAACGATGTCATCAGCATAATGCAACATGTTAATCCCTTTAGTAATATTGTTTCCCAGCACTAGCATTCTTCATACTAACAGCAAGAGCATCAACTGCCAAATCAAATAGTACGAGGGGCATAACATCTCCAAGTATAATTCCATTATAGGTTTTAAAGGAAGGTCCAATCATATCATTTACTTTGACCCCTACTTGTCAACCTCTCATGGTCATCATCACCCAGTCACACCATTTGTCAGGGAATCCCTTCAGTTTTAACATTTTGATTAGAAAAGGCCACTTAACTTTGTCACATGCCTTCTCAAAGTCTACTTTAAAGATGAGAGCACTATGTTTTTTAACCGAATAGAATTTAAAGCTTCATGCAAAATAACCAATCCCTCCATGATATATCCTCCCTTCACAAAAGCTGTTTGGGTGGGAGAAATCACTAGGGACACACAATTGCTTAATCTATTCATGAGCACCTTAGAAATAATTTTAAGACTAACATTCAGCGAACAAATGAGCCTGAATTTATGTATTTGTTTAGCATCAGTAGTTTTTGGAACCAAAGTAATAATCCCGTAGTTTAATGTAGAACTATCTAGGGTTTCTTTGGCAAAATCATCAATCAAAGACTTCAGGTACCATTTGACCAGATCCCGGAAATCTTGATAAAAATCAATAGGGAAACCATCTAGGCCTGGGCTCTTATTTCTTCTCATTCCTAATACCACTTCCTTAATTTCTTGAAGAGAAAAAGGCTTAGTGAGTTTTTTAACATCCTCTTCAGAAATTTTAGTAAGACTCTACTCAGTCAAAGAAATGTTTGTCACATCAGGAGGACCAAAGAGATTTTTGTAAAAATCAGTGTTGTAGTAATTCATTAATTGTTCCACTCCCTATATAGTCCCATCTTCTTGTTCCAAAGAGGTAATtatatttttcttcttctcctattTACTTTAGTATGATAATATCTAGTATTCCCATCCCCGTCAGTAATTTCTTTGTCTTTATATCTCTGAAGCCATTTAACTTCTCCTTGTTTCAGGAGCCTATCCAATTTTTCTCCAAGATCTTTTTGATCCTGTCTATCACAAGCAGTGAGCCCTTCTCTTTCTGCCATCTTATCAATCCCAtcaagttttcaataatctcaATCTTAAttttctataccaagcatctacATTCTTGTTCCACCCTTTAGTCTTCTTCCTCAAATTGCTAAATCTAAGTTGCCATCTCTCCAAATGACCCCCATTTGTATTGTGCATTCCAAATTTTATAAACAAAATCACTGAAACCTTCTCTCATATTCCAATAGTTTTCATATCTAAAAAAGGGCTCACTTCTACTATGTTCCCCAGAATCAATGAATAGAGGGGTATGATTAGAATTTTCCCTAGCAAAAGCCTGTACAATAATAAGAGGATATTTTTCTTCCCAACCGGGATAACACAACAATCTATCTAATTTCGCATATGTAGGGCCAAGCAAGTTATTTGCCAAAGTAAATTTTCTCCCACTTAGAGGGAATTCCCTAAGCCCAACATTTTCTATAATAGCATTGAACACAAAACTTCAATGTTCATTACTCACATGTTTGTTTTTTCAATCTCTTTTCGAATTATGTTGAAATCACCCCCACCAAAAAAGGATATTATTATCATTATAAACTCTAGCCAATTCTGCTAGGAAACCAGCTTTTCTATCAGACTAGGCATCTCCATGTTCAACAATCAAATTCCAATGGAACTTCGCATTTTTTTCAAAAACAAAGATTCTATTAAAGTATTACCCATCTTCAGTATGTAACACATCAAAATAGTCTTTATTAACCCCAACTAGAATCCCACCAAAGTGACCTCTTCAAGGGTTCCAATACAAATCAAAATTCTTACCATTACACAAATTGTACAACTCATTCTTAGTGAAATTTTGTTTAATAGTCTCCAAAATCCCAATTAAATCCAAATATGATCCACGACCATTTCTCTATTGTATCTTTTCTTGGGATCTTTTCCCATACCTCTAGCATTCAAGAAAACTCCTTTCATTTTGTCACAAAAACAAAATAAGTTTTTAATAGATAAAATAGAAACAAAGAGGGAATTCTCACTGATTAGGAGATTTTTTCTTTCCCCCTTTCTTTTCAAAGGACCAATAGACACAGAGTGCTTCATGCAGTTCAGAACTGGTGAGCAATCTCTATTCATTTCCCCCCAGATTTCCTCCCTTAATTGCTCAAATTCATCCTCTTCTAATTCAACATCTGGATGCTCTAAATCAGAACACAGTTCCTCTAAAGTAGCATCTCAAGTATCAATATACATTGGTGTGCTGGGAACTGTATCAGAAGCTTTAATTTGTCTGGCTAATTTTTTTAGATAAAACTCTTTTCAAGAAAATTCCATTTCCTGAATAACTTCCAAATTCTTATCGAACATCTAAATAGAACAGCCTAAATCACTCCCCACCAGAGAAGTCATGTGAAGCAAAGAACTATTAACTACATAGGGGTCAGCATTCTTACCATAATTATCTCTTTCTTTAGCTCTTGTCATAGCCAGATCTTCAACCTTTTGGTATTCTTTTCCTTTGTATCAAAAGATTCTTCTAAGTTCTTTCTCTCTGTCTTTTTCATTCCCTTCAATCATTTTCTCTCCATGGATAGCTGTCATCCTTTCTGCAAAGTTTTCTGACTCTTGACTGACATTGTAATCAGTAGGTTCAATGTAGCCTCTTGTCTCAGATCCACTCTTTTTGCTCTCTTCCCTTTTTTGAATCTCCTCCAATTACATATTAGCCAACTCCAGTTCATACTGTTCTCTATTGGCAACCTCCTGTACTAACTGGTGTAATGCACCCTATTGTTTGGCTAATTCTTCTTTCAACTGCAATTTATCAGCCTCAATCTCAGCAACCCTTTTTTCTTCTCTGGCCCATAAAGCGGTCTGACTACTTTTTTCCTCCTCAATAGTTTGGTTTTTTCCTATACATGATATCCATTTCCTTCTACATCTTGGCCCTCTTAGTTGTTGCCTCCTTTACCATAGCTCCCATTGTGTTCTCAATAGAATTTTTAACCAACTCATTTTTCTTATTGATTTTCAATTTGAGCCAGAGACAAGCTTACCACAGATATCTGATTTCTATTATTCTCATCCATTCTAGCTTTTTTCCTAGCTTCTCTCACTTCTTCTTTGTCTTCCAGCTCATTGTTGCTCAACTCATTTCTTTTATCTTCTTTATACCACCCTAGTTCCACCACCAGCTCTAACTCAAACTCAATTCTAAACATTTCCCCACATCTCTCACCCCGCCACCTCGAGTAGTGCCTCCCCAACCGAATCCGTTGTCCCGTACCACGCGTGGGCTGCACGGCTGCCGCGTCCACAGCGCCGCCACATCGGTAGAAACTCACGAGGCTTGCGGGTCAGGACGCGAGGTCCTCCTCGACCAGCACGTGGAGCCGTTGGAGATCCGAGGTGGACGCGCATGACAGCTCAACCAGCACATGGGACCGCTGGAGATAATTGACGCATCTCTCGTGCACCTCGCAACTGGTTGTTCCCTCTCGATTGCGAGTAGGTGCGACCAGGAGGTGGAGTTGGGCATGACTGGGCCGTCACCGGGTGCATGAGCGGCGTTCTGCCTTGGCCACTACATGGGCAGCGTCGTTTTCTACAAGAGAGGACAACGACGTGGCACGCTCGGTCTGCATTGTGCAGGTCGTGCTCGCCGACAAGTCTTTCGTGCTCCGCTTCAAGAGAGCCTCGCCTTCGAGCCAATGAGCAGGTAGTGCCCTCCTCTGCGGTGCTCATGACGGCAGCTACATGTGCACGGTGCTCGTGGCGGCAGTATCTACATCCGCCCACGGTAACTACATACTCGTGACACCAGGTTGCGTGCTTGTCGTCGACGTCGGCGGCCGCCGCCCCTGCAAGGTGTTTGACGAAATGATGGAGGCAGACATCTCACCAAATGGGCAGCACCGCCCGTGTATACCTATCTGTCCGCGTCCGTCTGTCCGTTCGGAGACCCAAACGGACAAATTTGGGTCTCATCGTAGTTGGCCTCATTGTTTTGAGCCTGACGGCGATGTTGAATGAGTTGAAAGGTGAAGAACAAGAAGAGAACAGACGCCCTTTGTCACTTTTAATcttggatttggcatggaacAAGACGATTAGCGAGCGAGTGGATCCCCAGCTCAAATCACCCAAGGACAAGCGTGCCGGCCTGCAGCAGCTGCCGCCGCCGATCCGCCCATGCCGTGGCCGTCCGTCTGTCCATCCGTCCTCTTTTCCGGGCAGGTGGTCATCACGTCACGGCACGCCCCAGCAGAGGCGACAATTACTCCCTTCGTTTCAAAATGCGGTGTGTATAGATTTTTTTAAAAGTCATACTTTACAAATTTTAATCAAGTTTATAGATAAAACTATTAATATGTACATTAAATATATAAAAGATAAAACTACATCTTACTGTGAATCTAATGATATATGTTTGGCATTCTAGATATAAATATATTTATCCACAAACTTGATCAAAGTATCTAATGtttgatttgatttttcaaaaaatgtaCTCCCTCTATTTCTAGACATAAGTCTTaaagatttcaatatgaactacaaatggatgtatctaaatatagtttagagtgtagattcactcattttactttGTATATATCTCCTCCGTAAataaatataagagtgtttagatcactaacgctcttatatttatttacagagTGAGTAGTTCATAATAAAATCTCTAAAAAAACTAATATTTAGGATCGGAGGAAGTACTATGCACAACATTATAAAATGGCGGGAGTATTGCGCGCCTCCCATCCCGGGCCCACCACCCCGCACCCCATTTTCACCCACCGCAAACCCGCCCTCATCACTCCAGCAGCGCAGTCTCCCCTCCCCTCCTCGGCGCTCTCAGACAAGCAAGCACGCACCCACTCTCTCCTCCTCACCTCAAAACGCAAGCCGAGCCGACCAACGGCGACCACCTCACCTCACCTCAGATCCCCCTCCCACGCCTGccgcccgcccgccgcccccTCCTGAAATCCCGCCCCTGCCCCTGCCGCCGGGCGCGCTGCCCGAGGGCATCCCGGTAATTTCCCGCCGCCACCGTACCCCGTCCGGTCTCCGGACCGACCccggctggctggctggctgtcGGTCGCCGCGCCTGCCTGGCTGTCATTGTCCACGCAACCTCTCCCCGTCCGTCCGGAACACGGAAGTAATCGCCGGTTACCCGGTCAAACCCATCACGCGGCGGCTCCGATCCGGCCCGGCCATGCCTGCCTATCCCACCTCGCCGTCTGTCACGTGCCGCGCGCGTGGCCCCCCCTCGGCCGGCGCCCCACCCCCGCCCCCGGCGTGCCCTTTTATTCCAACCCCCCGACCCGACCCTCACCGCCCGTTCCCAATTCACCCCACCGTCCGTCCGTCACGCGCACCCCGCGACTTTCTTGTTCCCCTAGGGTTAGGGTTCGTCGCCAGATCTGAGGGGAGGCGATGGAGCTGAGGGAgatggccgcggcggcggcggcggctgcgtcggcgggaggaggaggaggcggcggtgggggagggggcgggggcgGCAGGCTGCCGCCGCCCAACCCCAACCTGCCCTACCGCGAGGACTGCTGGAGCGagggcgagacggcggcgctcgtAGGCGCCTGGGGCAGCCGCTACGTCGACCTCAACCGCGGCAACCTGCGCCAGAAGCAGTGGCAGGAGGTCGCCGGCGCCGTCAACTCGCGCCGCGgggccgccgcgcgccgccgcccgccgcgcaccGACGTCCAGTGCAAGAACCGCGTCGACACGCTCAAGAAGAAGTACAAGGCCGAGCGCGCCCGCGGCGGGCCCTCCGCCTGGAACTTCTACGGCGAGCTCGACCGCCTCGTCGGCCCcaccctctccgccgccgccgccaccaagaAGCACCCCTCCTCCGGGCTGCCGGCCCCTCACTTCGCCCTGCCCCTCCACCCTTCCGCCGCCAGGAGGCACCCGTCGCCCTCCTCTTCGCCGTCCCCGCCTCCGCCCATGGCTCTGCCGCTGCCCAACTACCGCCGCGGGGCGCCGCTCCCTGCCGCCGCGTTTATCCagcaggccgccgccgccgctgccgcgatTTCTGATTCAGACGACTCCGGTGATCTCGGtgacaacaacagcaacaactcGCGGCGGTCACCATCCCGCTCCATTTCATCGCACTCCGGTGGTAACAAcaagcgccgccgccgcagcgaAAGCAGCAGTGGTGGCGATGGTGGTGTCGGCGAGCTGGCGAGGGCGATCGAGGCATTTGCAGAGATGTACGAGCGCGTCGAGAGTGCCAAGCAGAAGCAGTTCCTGGAGATGGAGCGAGAGCGGATCAACTTCATGAAGCAGCTGGAGGTGAAGCGCATGGAGAACTTCGTCGATGCACATGTGAAGCTCGCAAGAATGAAGCATGCCAAGAAGAACGGAGGTTCTGCAGCCAATGGTACCATTGGAGTGGAGTTGGCTTCCTCCGTCGCTGCGCTGCCTTTCCTCTCCAACCCTGCATACCTCTGATGTTGAGGAAGCCTCTAGGTAAAGTTGATTGGTCATTTCAGTTTAGATGAACATTGCTCTAGGTTATTGTTCGTTTCCTTGATCTGTGGCTACTGCAAAGTTTGTAATATCAGTGTTGGTGTGCTAATCTTAACCAATATGTGGCATGAGGATGCTGTTCGTTAATGTTTAGGAATTTGTATCCTTGAAGTATGTAGAGGCATAATTTTAAATGTGAAACCCATATACAATGATAATTTGGTTTACTCCTGAGTTTTGGCCTTAAGAGTGAGAAAGTTGGTACTTTATTTGTCTTGTGTTCTGAATCTGTTACTTCGTGCTTATATTGTTGTGGATTAGGGGAACTTTCAGTTTGCTTGGAAGTGCTGATGTCCTTATAATGTATTGTGATATACTACCTCTGTTTTCTAGATACAAGACGTTTTAACAGTTAAGATTGAACtgccaaaacatcttatatttaggaacagagtgTACTAGTTTGTCTCACATTTTTCTGTTGGGATACTGATGTCCTGATAATGGCATTgtgatgtactccctctgtaaagaaatataaaagtgtttagaacactaaaacactcttatatttctttacagagggagtagtttttTCACATTTTTCTGCTGGGATACTGATGCATTAGGTGGTGTAGTGAATCGATTTCTGTTTCTTTTGTCACTAGTCATTGTCTCCCCTGCATTGTACATTTTTTTCTTCGAATTGAAGAGCATAGCTCCCAATTTTCATTCATCATGAAAGCTGATGATACAGCTGCTGCGAGATCGACCTCCAAGGTTCGAAAGTTCCTTACATAGCAAACACTGCATCACTGGTACCGCCTTTGTCTTTATATACCAAAAGCACAACTAACCACGCCCCATGCAATGTCAACGAGCAAAGTGTAAACAAATGTTCAATCGTTCCATCATGATCATAGAACCTGCATTTAACCCCCCCACCCCCCTAACAAGTTGTCCTTGGTTAGATTACTGTTCTTAAACATGAGCCAGAGAAAAAAAATTATTATCCAAAGGAGCTTTTACAAACCATAAGTTCATAAAGGGTCATTTCACCTGAATACagggacttagcagaaaacatACTAAAAGATGTTAAAGTCCATATACATCTACCTCTATCATAGTATCATCAGTTAAAACTATCCCAACACACAAATATTGTAATTGTTGACAAGCCACAGCTAAATCTCCTCTCAAGCTCCTTCCGAAATGAATACTGCCCAATCCCTCCTCAAACACTCTTGCTACAGTAATATTAAAACTTACATTTACACTATATAATCTATGGAATTTAATGCACAGAGCAGTACCTCCTAACTTTTGTCCTATCAGAATCTACAATTACCCACTTTTATCTTTATGAACTTGTAAAAAATATTCCAACTCAAAACTCCATGAATGGGACCCCACTGGATTACTTTTAACATGAACCAACATATTTACTACAATATTTTTTTCTAACTAAATCCTGCCATAATCCATACTCAATTTTCAGCTTCCACAACCACTTGCTAATTAAGCAGA is drawn from Aegilops tauschii subsp. strangulata cultivar AL8/78 chromosome 1, Aet v6.0, whole genome shotgun sequence and contains these coding sequences:
- the LOC109782573 gene encoding trihelix transcription factor ASIL1, translating into MELREMAAAAAAAASAGGGGGGGGGGGGGGRLPPPNPNLPYREDCWSEGETAALVGAWGSRYVDLNRGNLRQKQWQEVAGAVNSRRGAAARRRPPRTDVQCKNRVDTLKKKYKAERARGGPSAWNFYGELDRLVGPTLSAAAATKKHPSSGLPAPHFALPLHPSAARRHPSPSSSPSPPPPMALPLPNYRRGAPLPAAAFIQQAAAAAAAISDSDDSGDLGDNNSNNSRRSPSRSISSHSGGNNKRRRRSESSSGGDGGVGELARAIEAFAEMYERVESAKQKQFLEMERERINFMKQLEVKRMENFVDAHVKLARMKHAKKNGGSAANGTIGVELASSVAALPFLSNPAYL